A single Primulina eburnea isolate SZY01 chromosome 11, ASM2296580v1, whole genome shotgun sequence DNA region contains:
- the LOC140806182 gene encoding mitogen-activated protein kinase kinase kinase 5-like isoform X1 — protein MHWWQGAFTSASKSHSDDDSVIIGGGDSRYSLKPNFFSSGRSRHLTRARKLRHVTENDVQMWRSPSQITHSRSSSASPLPLPLPELQVLLRRDPKFASSSSNGVPLPSPRDVIQNQRGCEEKQIGRSRERDATEGLDADAIDGLNGLKSRLAGQDTRINSILSDVRPSRKSPQKLNVKDRSSNNYSICIPISAPTSPYSSPVLSPPRSDMLANHYITPPSIFQVWSAPEIPHSDGNPGLGIFYPHLASHKASLSVDNSPLQSPRVSSRVYGTSPPMTTSPLPTKMAHETSLAPWESNAQATVHPLPLPPGAVSPSHPASPSPVAAAKSDLSGASVPSHPTPISPLVVKPEVSVAVKPSWTSPVCPLAAKPELVPIKQQWQKGKLIGRGTFGSVYVASNRETGALCAMKEVEILPDDAKSAECIRQLEQEIKVLSHLKHPNIVQYFGSEIVGEKFYIYLEYVHPGSINKFIHDHCGAITESVVRNFTRHILCGLAYLHSKKTIHSYRHFCRDIKGANLLVDAYGVVKLADFGMAKHLTGQAANLSMRGSPYWMAPELLNFGMQKDANSDLALAVDIWSLGCTIIEMLNGKPPWSEYEGAAALFKAIKETPPIPETLSADGKDFLRRCFCRNPADRPTASMLLDHPFVNYSQQPEACSHTRKERKLMDDMQFLRDRLNQKSDSVPVSFDSQIKMAKLSNHVTGQRSHHQRPQLAVVPLISPRSTLESLPTLSPPSMGQYSNDPTTTANLPSSVKQGVGI, from the exons ATGCACTGGTGGCAAGGCGCGTTCACGTCCGCTTCGAAATCGCATTCCGACGATGATAGCGTCATCATCGGAGGTGGGGATAGCAGGTACTCCTTGAAACCCAACTTCTTTTCATCGGGTCGGAGCCGCCACCTCACGCGTGCGAGGAAATTGCGGCACGTTACGGAGAACGACGTCCAAATGTGGCGGTCTCCTAGCCAGATCACGCATTCTAGGTCGTCATCTGCGTCGCCTCTGCCGCTCCCTTTACCGGAATTGCAGGTTCTTTTAAGGCGTGACCCCAAGTTCGCCTCTTCCAGCTCGAACGGTGTTCCCCTGCCCTCGCCACGAGATGTGATTCAAAATCAAAGAGGATGCGAGGAGAAGCAGATCGGAAGAAGTAGGGAAAGGGATGCAACGGAGGGGTTGGACGCCGATGCCATTGATGGACTCAATGGTCTCAAAAG CAGATTAGCAGGTCAAGATACAAGAATAAATTCCATACTTTCTGATGTTCGGCCATCCAGGAAGTCGCCTCAGAAGCTAAACGTCAAAGATAGGTCATCTAATAATTACAGTATTTGTATCCCTATAAGTGCTCCAACGAGTCCATATTCAAGCCCTGTGCTGAGCCCCCCAAGAAGTGATATGTTGGCAAATCACTACATAACTCCCCCCAGCATTTTCCAAGTTTGGTCCGCCCCGGAGATCCCTCATTCAGATGGGAATCCAGGTCTAGGTATCTTCTATCCTCATCTGGCTTCCCACAAAGCTTCATTAAGTGTAGATAACTCACCACTTCAAAGTCCAAGAGTAAGTTCTCGTGTCTATGGAACAAGTCCTCCTATGACAACATCACCATTGCCTACCAAAATGGCCCATGAAACCTCATTGGCACCTTGGGAAAGTAATGCTCAGGCCACTGTACATCCCTTACCACTTCCCCCAGGGGCTGTCAGTCCTTCACATCCTGCATCACCGTCCCCAGTTGCAGCAGCTAAATCTGATTTATCAGGAGCTTCCGTGCCTTCACATCCCACTCCAATTTCCCCACTTGTAGTTAAACCTGAAGTTTCAGTAGCTGTCAAACCTTCCTGGACCTCTCCGGTTTGTCCACTTGCAGCTAAACCTGAATTGGTACCCATCAAACAGCAATGGCAAAAAGGAAAGCTTATAGGGAGGGGGACGTTTGGAAGTGTGTATGTGGCCTCCAACAG AGAAACTGGAGCCTTATGTGCAATGAAAGAAGTTGAAATTTTACCAGATGATGCAAAATCTGCTGAGTGTATAAGACAGTTGGAGCAG GAAATTAAAGTTCTTAGTCATCTGAAGCATCCAAATATCGTGCAGTATTTTGGTAGTGAAATA GTTGGAGAAAAGTTTTACATATACCTGGAGTATGTCCATCCTGGTTCAATCAATAAATTCATCCATGATCATTGTGGGGCTATTACAGAATCCGTGGTTCGCAATTTTACTCGTCATATTCTCTGTGGATTGGCCTATTTACACAGTAAAAAAACCATACACAG CTATCGTCACTTTTGTAGGGACATTAAAGGTGCTAATTTACTTGTCGATGCATATGGAGTTGTCAAACTTGCTGATTTTGGGATGGCTAAGCAT cTGACCGGGCAGGCGGCTAATCTGTCAATGAGGGGTAGTCCATATTGGATGGCTCCAGAG CTCTTGAATTTTGGGATGCAAAAAGATGCTAATTCTGATCTTGCTTTAGCAGTTGATATATGGAGTTTGGGCTGTACCATAATTGAGATGCTGAACGGAAAGCCCCCTTGGAGTGAGTATGAAGGG GCTGCAGCGTTATTCAAGGCTATAAAGGAGACTCCTCCTATACCTGAAACACTGTCAGCAGATGGCAAGGATTTCTTGCGACGCTGCTTTTGTAGAAATCCAGCAGACAGGCCAACTGCGAGCATGTTACTGGATCATCCATTTGTGAACTATTCACAGCAGCCTGAAGCTTGCTCCCATACACGTAAAGAGAGAAAGTTGATG GATGATATGCAATTCCTAAGAGATCGTCTGAATCAAAAATCTGATTCAGTGCCTGTTTCATTTGACTCGCAGATCAAGATGGCAAAACTGTCTAATCA CGTGACTGGCCAGCGAAGTCATCACCAAAGACCCCAGTTAGCTGTTGTCCCCCTCATTTCTCCTCGTTCAACGCTCGAGTCTCTTCCTACTTTATCACCACCAAGCATGGGACAATACTCAAACGATCCCACCACTACAGCAAATCTTCCCAGTTCTGTCAAGCAAGGTGTCGGTATTTAA
- the LOC140806182 gene encoding mitogen-activated protein kinase kinase kinase 5-like isoform X2, whose translation MHWWQGAFTSASKSHSDDDSVIIGGGDSRYSLKPNFFSSGRSRHLTRARKLRHVTENDVQMWRSPSQITHSRSSSASPLPLPLPELQVLLRRDPKFASSSSNGVPLPSPRDVIQNQRGCEEKQIGRSRERDATEGLDADAIDGLNGLKRLAGQDTRINSILSDVRPSRKSPQKLNVKDRSSNNYSICIPISAPTSPYSSPVLSPPRSDMLANHYITPPSIFQVWSAPEIPHSDGNPGLGIFYPHLASHKASLSVDNSPLQSPRVSSRVYGTSPPMTTSPLPTKMAHETSLAPWESNAQATVHPLPLPPGAVSPSHPASPSPVAAAKSDLSGASVPSHPTPISPLVVKPEVSVAVKPSWTSPVCPLAAKPELVPIKQQWQKGKLIGRGTFGSVYVASNRETGALCAMKEVEILPDDAKSAECIRQLEQEIKVLSHLKHPNIVQYFGSEIVGEKFYIYLEYVHPGSINKFIHDHCGAITESVVRNFTRHILCGLAYLHSKKTIHSYRHFCRDIKGANLLVDAYGVVKLADFGMAKHLTGQAANLSMRGSPYWMAPELLNFGMQKDANSDLALAVDIWSLGCTIIEMLNGKPPWSEYEGAAALFKAIKETPPIPETLSADGKDFLRRCFCRNPADRPTASMLLDHPFVNYSQQPEACSHTRKERKLMDDMQFLRDRLNQKSDSVPVSFDSQIKMAKLSNHVTGQRSHHQRPQLAVVPLISPRSTLESLPTLSPPSMGQYSNDPTTTANLPSSVKQGVGI comes from the exons ATGCACTGGTGGCAAGGCGCGTTCACGTCCGCTTCGAAATCGCATTCCGACGATGATAGCGTCATCATCGGAGGTGGGGATAGCAGGTACTCCTTGAAACCCAACTTCTTTTCATCGGGTCGGAGCCGCCACCTCACGCGTGCGAGGAAATTGCGGCACGTTACGGAGAACGACGTCCAAATGTGGCGGTCTCCTAGCCAGATCACGCATTCTAGGTCGTCATCTGCGTCGCCTCTGCCGCTCCCTTTACCGGAATTGCAGGTTCTTTTAAGGCGTGACCCCAAGTTCGCCTCTTCCAGCTCGAACGGTGTTCCCCTGCCCTCGCCACGAGATGTGATTCAAAATCAAAGAGGATGCGAGGAGAAGCAGATCGGAAGAAGTAGGGAAAGGGATGCAACGGAGGGGTTGGACGCCGATGCCATTGATGGACTCAATGGTCTCAAAAG ATTAGCAGGTCAAGATACAAGAATAAATTCCATACTTTCTGATGTTCGGCCATCCAGGAAGTCGCCTCAGAAGCTAAACGTCAAAGATAGGTCATCTAATAATTACAGTATTTGTATCCCTATAAGTGCTCCAACGAGTCCATATTCAAGCCCTGTGCTGAGCCCCCCAAGAAGTGATATGTTGGCAAATCACTACATAACTCCCCCCAGCATTTTCCAAGTTTGGTCCGCCCCGGAGATCCCTCATTCAGATGGGAATCCAGGTCTAGGTATCTTCTATCCTCATCTGGCTTCCCACAAAGCTTCATTAAGTGTAGATAACTCACCACTTCAAAGTCCAAGAGTAAGTTCTCGTGTCTATGGAACAAGTCCTCCTATGACAACATCACCATTGCCTACCAAAATGGCCCATGAAACCTCATTGGCACCTTGGGAAAGTAATGCTCAGGCCACTGTACATCCCTTACCACTTCCCCCAGGGGCTGTCAGTCCTTCACATCCTGCATCACCGTCCCCAGTTGCAGCAGCTAAATCTGATTTATCAGGAGCTTCCGTGCCTTCACATCCCACTCCAATTTCCCCACTTGTAGTTAAACCTGAAGTTTCAGTAGCTGTCAAACCTTCCTGGACCTCTCCGGTTTGTCCACTTGCAGCTAAACCTGAATTGGTACCCATCAAACAGCAATGGCAAAAAGGAAAGCTTATAGGGAGGGGGACGTTTGGAAGTGTGTATGTGGCCTCCAACAG AGAAACTGGAGCCTTATGTGCAATGAAAGAAGTTGAAATTTTACCAGATGATGCAAAATCTGCTGAGTGTATAAGACAGTTGGAGCAG GAAATTAAAGTTCTTAGTCATCTGAAGCATCCAAATATCGTGCAGTATTTTGGTAGTGAAATA GTTGGAGAAAAGTTTTACATATACCTGGAGTATGTCCATCCTGGTTCAATCAATAAATTCATCCATGATCATTGTGGGGCTATTACAGAATCCGTGGTTCGCAATTTTACTCGTCATATTCTCTGTGGATTGGCCTATTTACACAGTAAAAAAACCATACACAG CTATCGTCACTTTTGTAGGGACATTAAAGGTGCTAATTTACTTGTCGATGCATATGGAGTTGTCAAACTTGCTGATTTTGGGATGGCTAAGCAT cTGACCGGGCAGGCGGCTAATCTGTCAATGAGGGGTAGTCCATATTGGATGGCTCCAGAG CTCTTGAATTTTGGGATGCAAAAAGATGCTAATTCTGATCTTGCTTTAGCAGTTGATATATGGAGTTTGGGCTGTACCATAATTGAGATGCTGAACGGAAAGCCCCCTTGGAGTGAGTATGAAGGG GCTGCAGCGTTATTCAAGGCTATAAAGGAGACTCCTCCTATACCTGAAACACTGTCAGCAGATGGCAAGGATTTCTTGCGACGCTGCTTTTGTAGAAATCCAGCAGACAGGCCAACTGCGAGCATGTTACTGGATCATCCATTTGTGAACTATTCACAGCAGCCTGAAGCTTGCTCCCATACACGTAAAGAGAGAAAGTTGATG GATGATATGCAATTCCTAAGAGATCGTCTGAATCAAAAATCTGATTCAGTGCCTGTTTCATTTGACTCGCAGATCAAGATGGCAAAACTGTCTAATCA CGTGACTGGCCAGCGAAGTCATCACCAAAGACCCCAGTTAGCTGTTGTCCCCCTCATTTCTCCTCGTTCAACGCTCGAGTCTCTTCCTACTTTATCACCACCAAGCATGGGACAATACTCAAACGATCCCACCACTACAGCAAATCTTCCCAGTTCTGTCAAGCAAGGTGTCGGTATTTAA
- the LOC140806182 gene encoding mitogen-activated protein kinase kinase kinase 5-like isoform X3, whose product MHWWQGAFTSASKSHSDDDSVIIGGGDSRYSLKPNFFSSGRSRHLTRARKLRHVTENDVQMWRSPSQITHSRSSSASPLPLPLPELQVLLRRDPKFASSSSNGVPLPSPRDVIQNQRGCEEKQIGRSRERDATEGLDADAIDGLNGLKSRLAGQDTRINSILSDVRPSRKSPQKLNVKDRSSNNYSICIPISAPTSPYSSPVLSPPRSDMLANHYITPPSIFQVWSAPEIPHSDGNPGLGIFYPHLASHKASLSVDNSPLQSPRVSSRVYGTSPPMTTSPLPTKMAHETSLAPWESNAQATVHPLPLPPGAVSPSHPASPSPVAAAKSDLSGASVPSHPTPISPLVVKPEVSVAVKPSWTSPVCPLAAKPELVPIKQQWQKGKLIGRGTFGSVYVASNRETGALCAMKEVEILPDDAKSAECIRQLEQEIKVLSHLKHPNIVQYFGSEIVGEKFYIYLEYVHPGSINKFIHDHCGAITESVVRNFTRHILCGLAYLHSKKTIHRDIKGANLLVDAYGVVKLADFGMAKHLTGQAANLSMRGSPYWMAPELLNFGMQKDANSDLALAVDIWSLGCTIIEMLNGKPPWSEYEGAAALFKAIKETPPIPETLSADGKDFLRRCFCRNPADRPTASMLLDHPFVNYSQQPEACSHTRKERKLMDDMQFLRDRLNQKSDSVPVSFDSQIKMAKLSNHVTGQRSHHQRPQLAVVPLISPRSTLESLPTLSPPSMGQYSNDPTTTANLPSSVKQGVGI is encoded by the exons ATGCACTGGTGGCAAGGCGCGTTCACGTCCGCTTCGAAATCGCATTCCGACGATGATAGCGTCATCATCGGAGGTGGGGATAGCAGGTACTCCTTGAAACCCAACTTCTTTTCATCGGGTCGGAGCCGCCACCTCACGCGTGCGAGGAAATTGCGGCACGTTACGGAGAACGACGTCCAAATGTGGCGGTCTCCTAGCCAGATCACGCATTCTAGGTCGTCATCTGCGTCGCCTCTGCCGCTCCCTTTACCGGAATTGCAGGTTCTTTTAAGGCGTGACCCCAAGTTCGCCTCTTCCAGCTCGAACGGTGTTCCCCTGCCCTCGCCACGAGATGTGATTCAAAATCAAAGAGGATGCGAGGAGAAGCAGATCGGAAGAAGTAGGGAAAGGGATGCAACGGAGGGGTTGGACGCCGATGCCATTGATGGACTCAATGGTCTCAAAAG CAGATTAGCAGGTCAAGATACAAGAATAAATTCCATACTTTCTGATGTTCGGCCATCCAGGAAGTCGCCTCAGAAGCTAAACGTCAAAGATAGGTCATCTAATAATTACAGTATTTGTATCCCTATAAGTGCTCCAACGAGTCCATATTCAAGCCCTGTGCTGAGCCCCCCAAGAAGTGATATGTTGGCAAATCACTACATAACTCCCCCCAGCATTTTCCAAGTTTGGTCCGCCCCGGAGATCCCTCATTCAGATGGGAATCCAGGTCTAGGTATCTTCTATCCTCATCTGGCTTCCCACAAAGCTTCATTAAGTGTAGATAACTCACCACTTCAAAGTCCAAGAGTAAGTTCTCGTGTCTATGGAACAAGTCCTCCTATGACAACATCACCATTGCCTACCAAAATGGCCCATGAAACCTCATTGGCACCTTGGGAAAGTAATGCTCAGGCCACTGTACATCCCTTACCACTTCCCCCAGGGGCTGTCAGTCCTTCACATCCTGCATCACCGTCCCCAGTTGCAGCAGCTAAATCTGATTTATCAGGAGCTTCCGTGCCTTCACATCCCACTCCAATTTCCCCACTTGTAGTTAAACCTGAAGTTTCAGTAGCTGTCAAACCTTCCTGGACCTCTCCGGTTTGTCCACTTGCAGCTAAACCTGAATTGGTACCCATCAAACAGCAATGGCAAAAAGGAAAGCTTATAGGGAGGGGGACGTTTGGAAGTGTGTATGTGGCCTCCAACAG AGAAACTGGAGCCTTATGTGCAATGAAAGAAGTTGAAATTTTACCAGATGATGCAAAATCTGCTGAGTGTATAAGACAGTTGGAGCAG GAAATTAAAGTTCTTAGTCATCTGAAGCATCCAAATATCGTGCAGTATTTTGGTAGTGAAATA GTTGGAGAAAAGTTTTACATATACCTGGAGTATGTCCATCCTGGTTCAATCAATAAATTCATCCATGATCATTGTGGGGCTATTACAGAATCCGTGGTTCGCAATTTTACTCGTCATATTCTCTGTGGATTGGCCTATTTACACAGTAAAAAAACCATACACAG GGACATTAAAGGTGCTAATTTACTTGTCGATGCATATGGAGTTGTCAAACTTGCTGATTTTGGGATGGCTAAGCAT cTGACCGGGCAGGCGGCTAATCTGTCAATGAGGGGTAGTCCATATTGGATGGCTCCAGAG CTCTTGAATTTTGGGATGCAAAAAGATGCTAATTCTGATCTTGCTTTAGCAGTTGATATATGGAGTTTGGGCTGTACCATAATTGAGATGCTGAACGGAAAGCCCCCTTGGAGTGAGTATGAAGGG GCTGCAGCGTTATTCAAGGCTATAAAGGAGACTCCTCCTATACCTGAAACACTGTCAGCAGATGGCAAGGATTTCTTGCGACGCTGCTTTTGTAGAAATCCAGCAGACAGGCCAACTGCGAGCATGTTACTGGATCATCCATTTGTGAACTATTCACAGCAGCCTGAAGCTTGCTCCCATACACGTAAAGAGAGAAAGTTGATG GATGATATGCAATTCCTAAGAGATCGTCTGAATCAAAAATCTGATTCAGTGCCTGTTTCATTTGACTCGCAGATCAAGATGGCAAAACTGTCTAATCA CGTGACTGGCCAGCGAAGTCATCACCAAAGACCCCAGTTAGCTGTTGTCCCCCTCATTTCTCCTCGTTCAACGCTCGAGTCTCTTCCTACTTTATCACCACCAAGCATGGGACAATACTCAAACGATCCCACCACTACAGCAAATCTTCCCAGTTCTGTCAAGCAAGGTGTCGGTATTTAA
- the LOC140806185 gene encoding phosphoglycerate mutase-like protein 4 yields the protein MAYDSINDGSKYAEIIVIRHGETGWNVDGRLQGQLDVDLNETGRLQAFLVAERLSKEPKISAVYSSDLKRASYTAQLIAKKCGVHQVNKDPKLRERHVGVLQGVIARETAISHPEAHKAFVSLRRDQEIPGGGESLNQLYERSTSALQRIANKHQGERVVVVSHDVTIRALHRKVSPQGKPIGKVINTSLNVFLVSDKGEWIVKTWGDVNHLLNNTAEFILE from the exons ATGGCTTATGATTCGATCAATGATGGTTCCAAATATGCCGAGATTATCGTAATTCGCCACGGAGAAACTGGATGGAATGTGGATGGAAGACTCCAG GGGCAATTGGATGTGGATTTGAATGAGACTGGGAGACTGCAAGCCTTTCTG GTGGCTGAGCGGCTTTCCAAGGAGCCTAAAATCTCTGCTGTATATTCTTCTGACTTGAAAAGAGCTTCCTACACTGCCCAGTTAATAGCCAAAAAATGTGGGGTGCACCAG gtaAATAAAGATCCAAAGTTGCGGGAAAGACATGTCGGGGTCCTCCAAGGTGTCATCGCTCGTGAAACAGCCATTTCTCATCCCGAGGCCCACAAAGCTTTTGTCTCTCTCCGAAGAGATCAAGAGATTCCa GGTGGTGGAGAGAGTTTGAATCAACTCTATGAGCGTAGCACATCCGCATTGCAAAGGATTGCAAATAAACACCAAG GTGAAAGGGTGGTTGTGGTGTCTCATGATGTTACCATAAGAGCACTTCATAGGAAGGTTTCTCCACAAGGGAAGCCCATTGGGAAGGTTATAAACACTTCTCTCAATGTTTTTCTCGTGTCCGATAAGGGCGAATGGATCGTTAAAACTTGGGGCGACGTGAACCACCTCTTGAACAATACCGCGGAATTCATCCTCGAATAA
- the LOC140805640 gene encoding transcription factor HHO2-like — protein MAGIYKEHYEELGSVYVPKTIAQILVDVSMNNDISRKIMILEFHVQALEEEMRRSCTFMRPLPYSIHFLQDAIQIMKQEIQKWKKRETNPVFEELMPLKSCFEGCLGAKESKDINDKMERMGSVQLWNTPIQYDNNFGPKNQDSLLHHKSNYEGFQASGSGGNFNHKAGAFMPYKNPTMENKGVVPAVSSSAAEFENYEGFQASGSGGNFNHKAGAFMPYKNPTMENKGVVPAVSSSAAEFEVAPIDLNVKRKHPKQRKPYTEEPTQKKKRRCWSPELHKQFVDSLQQLGGVESATPKQVREMMNVKGLTNDEVKSHLQKYRVYIRKLPSTARQPSYSWPIRDNGERA, from the exons ATGGCCGGAATTTATAAAGAACATTATGAAGAGTTGGGATCGGTTTATGTCCCGAAAACCATAGCACAAATCCTCGTAGATGTTTCAATGAACAATGATATTTCAAGGAAAATAATGATCCTGGAATTTCATGTCCAAGCATTGGAGGAAGAAATGAGGCGAAGTTGCACCTTTATGCGTCCACTTCCTTACAGCATTCACTTCTTACAAGACG CAATTCAGATAATGAAGCAAGAGATACAAAAGTGGAAGAAAAGGGAAACAAATCCAGTTTTTGAGGAATTAATGCCACTGAAGAGTTGCTTTGAAGGGTGTTTGGGGGCAAAAGAATCGAAGGACATCAACGACAAAATGGAAAGGATGGGTTCAGTTCAGCTATGGAACACTCCTATTCAGTATGACAATAATTTTGGCCCCAAAAATCAAGACTCTCTTTTGCACCATAAATCA AATTATGAAGGATTTCAAGCTAGTGGAAGTGGAGGAAATTTCAATCACAAGGCCGGGGCGTTTATGCCATATAAAAATCCCACCATGGAAAACAAAGGAGTCGTTCCTGCAGTTTCATCCTCGGCTGCTGAGTTTGAG AATTATGAAGGATTTCAAGCTAGTGGAAGTGGAGGAAATTTCAATCACAAGGCCGGGGCGTTTATGCCATATAAAAATCCCACCATGGAAAACAAAGGAGTCGTTCCTGCAGTTTCATCCTCGGCTGCTGAGTTTGAGGTAGCACCAATCGATTTAAATGTGAAAAGGAAGCATCCAAAACAGCGGAAACCATACACAGAAGAGCCAACGCAGAAGAAAAAAAGACGTTGTTGGTCTCCTGAGTTGCATAAGCAGTTTGTTGATTCACTGCAACAGCTTGGAGGAGTCGAGT CTGCAACTCCAAAGCAAGTTAGGGAAATGATGAATGTTAAAGGACTAACCAATGATGAAGTCAAAAGTCATTTGCAG AAGTACAGGGTTTACATCCGAAAGCTTCCATCAACAGCACGACAACCGAGTTACTCGTGGCCGATACGAGACAATGGGGAACGTGCATAG
- the LOC140805641 gene encoding myb family transcription factor EFM-like — protein MAKIYKEFNEELGWIYVPKSIAQILIDVSTIDDVSRKVKILEFHVQALEEEIRRIDSFKRQLPHCIHFLEDASEIIKQEILRWNKNETCPIVEEFMPLKTGMEGSSGLKESNDVGEKKEWMSTFQLWTAPVQCDNVLHQKSSFQGDQASGSGGKFKHKAEASMPFKKSTLKNKGVDLVSSSAADQSEVELIDLNVTGKNPQLQEPYPQPAPKKQRRCWSPDLHDQFVNALQQLGGVDSATPKQIRVMMNVEGLTNDEVKSHLQKYRLHFRKLKSSLSHSWLARNNQRGGVVLVPVVANSNNSQSPNLHVAGGSVPTGWNNAGLSVERADEEKSEDPSKNVRFGKDHGKGP, from the exons ATGGCTAAGATTTACAAAGAATTTAATGAAGAGCTGGGATGGATTTATGTTCCGAAAAGCATAGCACAGATTCTCATAGACGTTTCAACAATCGATGATGTTTCGAGGAAAGTAAAGATCCTAGAATTTCATGTGCAAGCATTGGAGGAAGAAATAAGGCGTATTGACAGCTTCAAGCGTCAGCTTCCTCATTGTATACACTTCTTAGAAGATG CAAGTGAGATAATAAAACAGGAGATACTGAGGTGGAATAAAAATGAAACATGCCCGATTGTAGAAGAATTCATGCCACTGAAAACTGGCATGGAAGGATCTTCAGGGTTAAAGGAGTCGAATGATGTTGGGGAGAAGAAGGAATGGATGAGTACATTTCAGCTCTGGACCGCTCCTGTTCAGTGTGACAATGTTTTGCACCAAAAATCT AGTTTTCAAGGAGATCAAGCAAGTGGCAGTGGGGGGAAGTTTAAGCACAAGGCAGAGGCATCTATGCCTTTTAAGAAATCTACACTGAAAAACAAAGGGGTTGATCTAGTTTCTTCCTCAGCTGCTGATCAGTCTGAGGTGGAACTGATTGATTTGAATGTAACAGGGAAGAATCCACAACTACAGGAACCGTACCCACAGCCGGCGCCGAAGAAGCAGAGACGCTGCTGGTCTCCGGACTTGCACGATCAGTTTGTTAATGCACTACAACAGCTTGGAGGAGTAGATT CGGCAACACCGAAGCAGATTAGGGTAATGATGAATGTTGAAGGCCTAACCAATGATGAAGTCAAAAGCCATTTGCAG AAATACAGGCTTCACTTTCGAAAGCTTAAATCTTCACTGAGTCACTCGTGGCTGGCACGAAACAACCAACGTGGTGGTGTGGTACTGGTGCCGGTGGTTGCAAACTCCAACAACTCACAAAGCCCTAATTTGCATGTGGCTGGAGGATCGGTTCCGACTGGTTGGAACAATGCTGGTCTAAGTGTGGAAAGAGCAGATGAAGAGAAATCTGAGGATCCGAGCAAGAATGTGCGATTTGGAAAGGATCATGGAAAAGGTCCATAG